TCCGACTGTTCGTAATGACAGGGTGGTATCTCCTTCTGAGTTCCGCAGTATTCGCAGTGGACTTCGTGTGTTTCGACGTCCTGGTTCGCCGTCCGACGGTCGATACCGTGTTCTTCCATTCGGTTATAAACGGTCGTCATCGAACAGCCGACCTCGTCAGCGATCTCCGAAAGCGTCATTTCCTCGTTGTGGTACCAGTGACGGAGTTTTTCGGTTGGAATAGTGACTTTTTCAGACATTCTGAGTTCCACTCTCTGATCCGGCTGATTTTCGCATACGATCACTTACTATCACATATTAATAGTTAGTTCGACATCTATTTCATTCCTTACACAGCACGAACTATGGACAGCGAAACGCACCTACTAAAGAAGAGACAAGGCTCTTCGTCGGATAGAGCTACCAGTACTGATCGAGGCCCTGTTGCTCCTGCCCGCTCTTAACTTCGTTCCACGAGACGTCCAGCGCCTCGAGAATCCGCGAAATCGGCCCCTTCAGGGTTTTCTCGAGCATCTTGTCGTAGTCGACTTCGAACTCCGGCGGGATCTGATCCTCGTACTCGAAGCAGATCACGTCGGGGTCGCGCTTGAATGCGCCGTAGAGGGGGTCGCGCTGGGGATCGAATCCCTCGCCGCTCTCCATCCGGCGGAAGAAGGCGGGATCGACGCGGTCGAGGTAGAGGCGCTTGGGCTTGCTCCCGCGCTGGAAGTTGGTCCCCAGCAGCAGATTCGCGTACTTCGCGCCGCGGACCTGCGCCGTATCGGTGTCGTAGTTGTCCAGTCGTTTGCCGATCCCGCCAGGGATGGCGATCTCCTCGAGGGAGATGTCGCCCGTGCGGACGTCCTCGATAATCCCGTTGACGTACTCCTTCGCCCCTTCGACGTCGCCCTCGCGGACGATCATCTCGATGACCCGGTGTTGGACCTCCTTGGTGATCGGGGCGATGTCCGAGCGCTGGTATTCGAAGCCGACGATGTCGATGTCGTTGACGTCCTTGCCCTCCTTCCAGACGATGTGGCCGGCGTAGCGTTTCTTCTTGCCCGCCTGGAAGAACCGGCGGTAGAGCTTCTCGAACTCGATCTGGAAGCGGTGGGCCTCCGCGTTTAAATCTTCGCGCGCGAAGTCGTCGTAGCGCCCGTTGATGTGCTCCTCGATTTCGAACGATTGCTCGATCGCCTCGTCCTTCGAAATCTCCGGGCCGAGCTCGAGCATGACCGAGTCGGTGTCCCCATACGTCACCTGATAGTTCAGTTCGTTTGCGGCAGTCTCCGTAAATTCGATGACTTCACGCCCAGTAGCAGTGATTGCGGATGCTGCTTCTTTGTCATACAGTCGAAATTGTTCCCATCCCGACACGCCGTACAGCGAATTCATGATGACCTTCACCGCGCCCTGCTGGCGGTCGTACTGCTCGTACTCGAGGCTCCCGGGCTCGTGCTCGTTTCGCAGCTCCTTCTTCTCCTCGCGCTCGGCGAGCAGTTCCGTGATCATCTCGCGCATGACGCCGTCGGGTTCTTTCCGGAAGTGAATCTCGTCGTCGCCGATCGGCGCGACGTAGGTCTCGCCCTCGTACTCGTCGGGATCGACCTTCGTCTCCGGCGAGGCGTTGATCGTCGTCATGCACATCGGGTACAGCGACTTCAGGTCGAGCACGGTGACGTTCTCCTTGACGCCCGTGATCGGCTCGAAGACGGCGCCGCCCTCGTACTCCTCGCCGGCCTCCTGCTGGCCCTTCGAGGGGAGGGCGAAGCGGCCGTAGGCCTCGTGGAGGACGTACATGTCGACCGCGTCGCCGGGCGTGGGCGCGTCCTCGAGTTTACACCCTACGAAGGAGCGCACCTCGTCCCAGAAGGGGATGATCTCCTGCTGGCGGTCGAGTTCCACGCAGAGTTCGACGTCCCGGAGGTTGTACTCGAGCAGTTTCGTGGGATCGTCCTCCCAGAGGTCGCCGATGTCGCCGGCGTACCGTTCCTTCCCCACGCCCAGTTCGGCCTCGCCGACCGCGTCGAGCCGGTAGGAATCCAGCTCGGAGAAGACCATCCGCTGGTAGCCGTAGAGCAGGTCGAAGACGACCCGGCCCTTGATATCGGGGCCGCCCCAGTTGCTGCGCCAGACCTCGTCGACCCGCGAGAGGCGATCGATCGAGAGGTCGTAGTCGTGGTGTGGCCCCTCGAGTTCCTCGAGACGGTCGAGGAAGTACGGCGCGTCGAAGTCCTCGAAGTTCCAGCCCGTGAGGACGTCGGGATCGGTCTCCTCGACGTACTCGATGAAGGCCTCGAGCATCGCTTCCTCGTCCTCGAAGGCGCGGACCTCGTGGTCGATCTCGCCCTCGATCGGATCGTAGTTCTCGATTTCCTCGGGGATCGGCCCGTCGCCGATCGGGGCCTCGTAGAGCCACATGACGTACTCGTCGCGGTAGGAGTCGTGGCTGGTGAGACAGACGATCGGCTCCTCGCCGTCCTCGGGGAAGCCCGAGCGGTCGTCGACCTCGATGTCGAACGTGTTGACGCGCGGCTCGGCGTCGACGTCGACGGCCTCGATCTCGTCGTGGGGGACGACCAGCGAGTCGTCCTCGGCGCGTCGCTCCGGGACGCGGATACCGCTGCGGACGTCCTTGTCGATCAGAAACCGGTTCGGGAAGAGGATGTCGGCCTCGAAGTGGTCGAAATCGTCGCGGACCTGGCCGACGTCGCGGGGCGTCTGGCCGAAGATTTTGGTCAGTTTCTCGCCGCGGATGCTCTCGTAGGGCTCGCCGTCCTCGTCGTACTCCCGACTGCCCGTCAGGCGGTCGTACTGCTCCTCGGGGGGCTGTTCCAAGCTGTCCGTCGGCGCGTAGAAGTAGGGCCGGAAGCCGACGACCTGCACGTGCTCCAACTCGCCGTCGGGCGTCCGGCCGAAGACGTGCATGATCGGCCGCTCCTCGTCGCCGTAGCCCGCAATGGTGTAATCGACCTGCATCACCGCGAGCTCGAGTTCGCCCTCGGGCTCCGGCAGGGTCTCCTCGATTACGTCGATTACCTCGGCGGCGCTCGAGCCGCCGTTGCCGGCGACGGCAACCGCCTCTTCCTCCGGCCGCTCGTCCGCGTCGTCGGACTCGCCGCCGAAGTCCGCGAGTCCGGATTGGCCCGCCTCAGTCATGGTGTCGGGGTTGGCAGTCGCCGGATAAAAACCCCCACACTTCGGTCGACCGTCGCCTCCCCGAGCGCGTCTCGCAGTTTTGCAAGAGCAACAAGACATATAATGTGGTAACACTTACCATGAAGTCAGGTGATCGAAGTGTCCACCAACGCAGACGACACGACGGATCGAAGCGAGCCGCGTAGCCAGCCCGAGGGCACCGCGACGATCGAGTCCTACGAGACGGACGACGGTGTCGTCTTCTACGACGCCGAGAACCCGCTCGCGTGGGTGGAGACTTCTCGAACCCTCACGCTGTCCGAACTGGCCTGACGGTCTCCGTTCCCGTCCGCGCCGCCCGGCCGATCGCTCCGAACGCGAACCCTTTTTTGCTGGCTGCTCCACCGTTGACGTGTGGGATCCGACCGGCCCGACGACGAACGCGACGAGTACGACCCGGAGGAGGAGTTCCGCGATCCCGAGAGCGATTCCCTCACGATTCCTCAAGTGTCGTCCGAGGGCGCGGGCGGCGGGTTCTGGTCGGATATTCGCGAGGATTTCGAGTCCGAGGAGCCCACCGAGCCCGCCGAACCGGAGGTTTCGACCGACGAGACCGACGTCCCGACGGAGCTACGCGAAACCTTCTGGGCGATGGTGCTCTTCATCAACGGCGCGGTGCTCACGTACGCGCTCGCCGCGCTGTTTCTCGTCTTCGAGGGCGCGACGAGAACCGCCGGCATACTCGTCGTGATCGGACTCGCCTGTACCGTCTTCACCGCGCGCCGGTATCGTCACTACCAGCGGTACGCCGACGCCGACGACGACGAATCGGGGCCCGACGCCTCGAGCGACGCCGGCGTCGCGACGACTCCCGAGACGGACGACGATACGTAACGCTCCATTGTCATCCGTGTACATAGCCGAAACTACTTGAGGCGGGCTCTCCCAACACCAGCCACCGGGCGATACCGATCGATCATGAAATCCGTCCAAGACGACACCGGCAAACGATACCTGCTTCTCAAGCGATCCGAACACGCGAGCCTGGTGCGCGATCCACAGAACGGTAACGAGTGTTACGTCCAGAACGACCGCCTCGAGGACGTCGACGAGTCGCCCCTCGAGACGGCCGCCCGGACCGTTTCCGGGCCGGTGCGGACGCTGCTGACGACGGTCCACGACGAAGCGACCCTCGGACTCCTGGTCGAACTCGCCGAGCGGGGGCCCCTGGGGGTCAAAACGATCCTCGACGCCGACGCCTTCTGCGAGAGCGACCTCCACGGCCGGCTGACGGTCCTGACGTCCGCGGGACTGCTCGCCGAGACCGAGGTCGCCGGCGAGCGCGGCTATCGGGTCACCGACGAGTGTCGACGCGCGCTCGAGGCCATCGGCGCGATCGACGAGGACGAGGACGAGGACGAGGACGCGGTCGAACCCTCGAGCGCCACCTCGAGCGAGGTGCCCGACAGCGCGTCGTAACGAGGGAAGGAGTCGGATTTGTTTTGGTAGCGCCGCTTCCGCCTCGAGCGCCGCGGTTCGGAAGCGTCCGTGGCGTCGCGCCGAACGGAGACCCGAGCGCGACTCGATTGATGCCTCAGTCCGACGCGAGCAGTTCGACCTCCGGCGGCTCGCCGCGCTCGAGCCGCGAGCGGTTCGACGTGGCGTCCTTCTCGACGCGGACCAGCGAGTCGGCCGCGCCGACGAGTTCCTCGTCGTGGCTGACGACGACGATCTGCTCGACGCCCAGATCCCGCATCGATTCGACCAGCGAGACGAGTTGCGTGACGTGGCCCGAGTCGAGGAAGACCGTCGGCTCGTCCAAGATCAGCGGCGGCATCGGCGCCGATCCCTCGACGCCCTCCGCGAGCAGTCGGTAGATCGCACACCGCAGGCTGAGATTGAACAGCGCCCGCTCGCCGCCGGAGAGCTGTTCGGGTTCGAGGGCCTCGCCGTCCTTCTGGTAGACCGTCAGCCGGTACTCGCCGTCGAGGTCGATCCCCGCGTAGGAATCGTTCTGATAGACCAGATCGAACGTCTCGTTGAGCAGTCGCTCCAAGGTCTCGACGTTGCGCTGGCGCAGTTCCGCCCGCAGGTCCGCGTAGGTCGCCTGCAGCGTCTCGGCCTCGTCGTACAGCGACTCGAGGCGCTCGCAGCGCTCTTCGATCGCCTCGAGGCGGTCCCGAAGCTCCTCGAGCTCCTCGAGTTCCCGTTCGGCGGCGCCGATGGCGTTCTGGATCTCGGTGCGCGTCTCCTCGAGCTCCTCGAGTTTGTCGTCGACCTTCGCGATGTACTGTTCGGCGTTTTCCTTGTCCCCGCGGGCCGTCTCGATGCGTTCCTCGTCGAACTCCGACTCGAGGTCGCGCTTGCGCTCGCGTTTGCTCGAGAGCGTCTCGCGGCGCTCGTCGTTCATCGTCTGCCAGTCGTCGCGGCGCCCCCGGCGGTTCTCGATCTCGGCGGCGAGCTCCGCCCGCTCGTCGTCGATCTCGGCGATGCGGCGCAGCGACTCGAGCGTCTCCTTTATCTCGCCGCGTTCGGTGTTGATCGCGCCGAGTTCGCCGCGGTGTTCGGCCACTTCGTCCTCGAGGTCGTCCGCTCGCGCGCGTTTCTCTGCGGCCTCGTCCTCGTACTCCGCGGCCTCCTCGCGGAGCCGATCGCGCTGCTCCCGGCGCTCCGCGAGGGTCTCGCGTTTCTCGGCGAGCAACTGCTCGATGTTCTCGCGGTTCTCCGCGAGCCGGTCGACCCGCCGTTCGGCCTCGCGCAGTTCCTCGGCGCGTTCGATCCGATCGTCGAGCCCATCGCGCTCGGCCTCGAGGTCGTCCCGTCGCTCCTCGAGCTCGTCGCGTTCCGCCCGTTTCTCCTCGAGGACGTCGACGTGCGGCGAGTCCTCGACGGGCTGGCCGCACTCCGGACACTTTCCTTCCTCGAGGAGTCGCTCCCCCTCGTCGATGGCGTTCTCGACGGTCCGAATGTCGGCGGTGACGTCGCCGATCTCGTCGGTTAGCTCGTCGCGTTCGCGCTCGAGGGACTCGAGGTGCTCGGCCGCGTCGCCGAAGTCGACCGGCGCGTCCGCGAACCGTTCGCGCGCCGCCTCGATCTGTTCGTCGAGTTCTTCGAGTTTCCCTTCGCGGTCCGCGATGGCCTCCTCGTCGGCCTCGAATTTCGACTCGAGATCGTCGGCGTCCGCCCGGGCCTGCTCGGCCTGAGCCTCGAGGTCGTCGGCCTCCTCGCGGAGCCGTTCGATCTCGCCGTTGGTCTCGGTGATCGCGACGCGGACCTCCTCGAGTTCGTCCCGGAGGTCCTCGTCGCGGGCCTCGAGGTTCTCGATTCGGTCGTCGACGGCCTCGTCGTCAGCTCCGTCTGCATCGGCGTCCCCGAGGTCGACCTCGGCCAGCAACGCCTCGCGTTCGTCGGCGAGTTCCTCGCGTCGGGACTCGAGATCCCGAATCTCGTCTTTCGCGTCTTCGCGCTCGCGTTCGGTCTCGGAGATTTTCGACCGTAGCTCCTCGATCTCCTCGTCGAGCCGCTCGATCTCCTCGCGGGTCTCCTCGTGGCGCTGGAGGACGTCCTCGGCGGTCTCGAGGGTCTGCCTGGCCTGTTCGCGTTGCTCCTCGAAGCGGTCGATCTCCTCGCGGACGTCGGTTCGGCGGGACTCGAGCCCGTTGAGGCGCTCGTGGAGATCCTTCGCTTCCTTCTGCTCGACCTGTTTGCGGAGGTCCTCGAGGACCTCTCGCTGGCCGTCGAGGACGGTCTTGACGCCGAGGCGGGCGTCGCTGGCCCGCTCGCGGTACTCCTCGAGCGCCCCCAACTGGAGGAGGTCGTCGATCATGTCCTGGCGGTCGCTCGGCGAGGCGTGGATGAGCTTGTTGACCTCGCCCTGACGGACGTACGCGCAGTTGACGAACGCCTCGGCGTCCATCCGCAGGAGTTCCGTGACTTCCCGACGGACGTCGCGGGCCCCCTCGACCGTCTCGGTCGGCGTCTCGAGGACGCACTTCGTGGTCGTCGCGCGGTCGCCGCGGAGCTTCAGGCGGCGCTCGACGCGGTACTCCCGGCCGTCGTGGGTGAACCAGAGTTCGATCTCGGCCGCCTCCTCGCCGGTCGTGATCACGTCGTCGAGCGTGCGGTCGTCTAAGGCCTTCGAGCCGTATAGCGCGAAGAAGACCGCCTCGAGCAGCGTCGACTTCCCGCTGCCGTTGACGCCGTGGACGACGGTGACGCCCCGTTCTAAGCCGAGGTCGGC
This portion of the Haloterrigena gelatinilytica genome encodes:
- a CDS encoding DNA-directed DNA polymerase; this encodes MTEAGQSGLADFGGESDDADERPEEEAVAVAGNGGSSAAEVIDVIEETLPEPEGELELAVMQVDYTIAGYGDEERPIMHVFGRTPDGELEHVQVVGFRPYFYAPTDSLEQPPEEQYDRLTGSREYDEDGEPYESIRGEKLTKIFGQTPRDVGQVRDDFDHFEADILFPNRFLIDKDVRSGIRVPERRAEDDSLVVPHDEIEAVDVDAEPRVNTFDIEVDDRSGFPEDGEEPIVCLTSHDSYRDEYVMWLYEAPIGDGPIPEEIENYDPIEGEIDHEVRAFEDEEAMLEAFIEYVEETDPDVLTGWNFEDFDAPYFLDRLEELEGPHHDYDLSIDRLSRVDEVWRSNWGGPDIKGRVVFDLLYGYQRMVFSELDSYRLDAVGEAELGVGKERYAGDIGDLWEDDPTKLLEYNLRDVELCVELDRQQEIIPFWDEVRSFVGCKLEDAPTPGDAVDMYVLHEAYGRFALPSKGQQEAGEEYEGGAVFEPITGVKENVTVLDLKSLYPMCMTTINASPETKVDPDEYEGETYVAPIGDDEIHFRKEPDGVMREMITELLAEREEKKELRNEHEPGSLEYEQYDRQQGAVKVIMNSLYGVSGWEQFRLYDKEAASAITATGREVIEFTETAANELNYQVTYGDTDSVMLELGPEISKDEAIEQSFEIEEHINGRYDDFAREDLNAEAHRFQIEFEKLYRRFFQAGKKKRYAGHIVWKEGKDVNDIDIVGFEYQRSDIAPITKEVQHRVIEMIVREGDVEGAKEYVNGIIEDVRTGDISLEEIAIPGGIGKRLDNYDTDTAQVRGAKYANLLLGTNFQRGSKPKRLYLDRVDPAFFRRMESGEGFDPQRDPLYGAFKRDPDVICFEYEDQIPPEFEVDYDKMLEKTLKGPISRILEALDVSWNEVKSGQEQQGLDQYW
- a CDS encoding DUF7331 family protein translates to MIEVSTNADDTTDRSEPRSQPEGTATIESYETDDGVVFYDAENPLAWVETSRTLTLSELA
- a CDS encoding DUF7322 domain-containing protein gives rise to the protein MGSDRPDDERDEYDPEEEFRDPESDSLTIPQVSSEGAGGGFWSDIREDFESEEPTEPAEPEVSTDETDVPTELRETFWAMVLFINGAVLTYALAALFLVFEGATRTAGILVVIGLACTVFTARRYRHYQRYADADDDESGPDASSDAGVATTPETDDDT
- a CDS encoding DUF7346 family protein; amino-acid sequence: MKSVQDDTGKRYLLLKRSEHASLVRDPQNGNECYVQNDRLEDVDESPLETAARTVSGPVRTLLTTVHDEATLGLLVELAERGPLGVKTILDADAFCESDLHGRLTVLTSAGLLAETEVAGERGYRVTDECRRALEAIGAIDEDEDEDEDAVEPSSATSSEVPDSAS
- the rad50 gene encoding DNA double-strand break repair ATPase Rad50 produces the protein MRVDRVRLLNFKCYGEADLGLERGVTVVHGVNGSGKSTLLEAVFFALYGSKALDDRTLDDVITTGEEAAEIELWFTHDGREYRVERRLKLRGDRATTTKCVLETPTETVEGARDVRREVTELLRMDAEAFVNCAYVRQGEVNKLIHASPSDRQDMIDDLLQLGALEEYRERASDARLGVKTVLDGQREVLEDLRKQVEQKEAKDLHERLNGLESRRTDVREEIDRFEEQREQARQTLETAEDVLQRHEETREEIERLDEEIEELRSKISETEREREDAKDEIRDLESRREELADEREALLAEVDLGDADADGADDEAVDDRIENLEARDEDLRDELEEVRVAITETNGEIERLREEADDLEAQAEQARADADDLESKFEADEEAIADREGKLEELDEQIEAARERFADAPVDFGDAAEHLESLERERDELTDEIGDVTADIRTVENAIDEGERLLEEGKCPECGQPVEDSPHVDVLEEKRAERDELEERRDDLEAERDGLDDRIERAEELREAERRVDRLAENRENIEQLLAEKRETLAERREQRDRLREEAAEYEDEAAEKRARADDLEDEVAEHRGELGAINTERGEIKETLESLRRIAEIDDERAELAAEIENRRGRRDDWQTMNDERRETLSSKRERKRDLESEFDEERIETARGDKENAEQYIAKVDDKLEELEETRTEIQNAIGAAERELEELEELRDRLEAIEERCERLESLYDEAETLQATYADLRAELRQRNVETLERLLNETFDLVYQNDSYAGIDLDGEYRLTVYQKDGEALEPEQLSGGERALFNLSLRCAIYRLLAEGVEGSAPMPPLILDEPTVFLDSGHVTQLVSLVESMRDLGVEQIVVVSHDEELVGAADSLVRVEKDATSNRSRLERGEPPEVELLASD